The following coding sequences lie in one Phragmites australis chromosome 8, lpPhrAust1.1, whole genome shotgun sequence genomic window:
- the LOC133927526 gene encoding transcription elongation factor 1 homolog, protein MGKRKSRSSSKAAMQMQPKKAPKLDTAFTCPFCIHPGSVECSIDLKHRIAKASCGVCKESYSEWIDECERGNEGVVVRPPRRGCYATDYEDDA, encoded by the coding sequence ATGGGGAAGAGGAAGTCGAGGAGCTCTTCCAAGGCGGCGATGCAAATGCAACCCAAGAAGGCGCCGAAGCTGGACACGGCCTTCACCTGCCCGTTCTGCATCCACCCCGGCAGCGTCGAGTGCAGCATCGACCTCAAGCACAGGATCGCCAAGGCGTCGTGCGGCGTCTGCAAGGAGAGCTACAGCGAGTGGATCGACGAGTGCGAGCGCGGCAACGAAGGCGTCGTCGTCCGGCCGCCGCGCCGGGGCTGCTACGCCACCGACTATGAAGACGATGCATGA
- the LOC133925774 gene encoding uncharacterized protein LOC133925774: MMTAIKRSPPWADLQPELLGLVLRRLPSLADRVRLRAVCRPWRRGARLEPLPPPQPWVTLLDGTFLSIPGGEIHRMPVPEDARVCHGSVGSWLFLEHVGGGCSLMNPFSKDVVQLPTVDTIWHHDRVRPIFFKLVLLSSLDPSPNSMFAVLIMDTRDRCIISICRSPTATAFRVPDHDYILDLAFFDGKLYALSLKNKLFVLEIDSSYEGKPRIPPMKCIGYTCVELCYLAESSGRLLYVRRQIGFFLHNNNKTNHARTLSFEVFEAELTADSCGQWRQVSTLGGQALFIGKHSKSLPASECGAQEDCIYFMHDYAKRNSYADLFYDCGVFNMRNGMITPLLPKTAVVRPQGDKGRPAWFFPAEAM, encoded by the exons ATGATGACGGCGATCAAACGATCCCCGCCTTGGGCAGACCTGCAGCCAGAACTTCTGGGCCTTGTCCTCAGGCGGCTCCCCTCCCTAGCTGACCGTGTCCGACTACGAGCAGTGTGCCGCCCATGGCGTCGCGGTGCTCGGCTGGAGCCCCTGCCCCCTCCGCAGCCGTGGGTCACTCTCCTCGATGGGACCTTCCTTAGCATCCCAGGCGGTGAAATCCATCGCATGCCTGTACCAGAAGACGCTCGTGTCTGCCATGGATCCGTGGGTAGCTGGCTCTTCCTCGAGCACGTTGGTGGTGGGTGCTCACTGATGAATCCTTTCTCCAAGGATGTTGTGCAGCTTCCGACGGTAGACACCATTTGGCATCATGACAGGGTGCGTCCAATCTTCTTCAAGCTGGTGTTGCTCTCGTCCCTGGACCCATCACCAAATTCCATGTTTGCTGTACTGATCATGGACACTAGAGATAGGTGCATAATTTCTATTTGCCGGTCCCCGACTGCCACTGCATTCAGAGTGCCCGATCATGACTACATCCTTGACCTTGCATTTTTTGACGGAAAGTTGTATGCTCTCTCACTCAAGAATAAGCTATTTGTCCTCGAGATTGATTCGAGCTACGAAGGTAAGCCAAGAATCCCACCCATGAAATGCATA GGATATACATGTGTAGAGCTGTGTTACCTTGCTGAATCTAGTGGTAGATTGTTGTATGTAAGGCGACAGATTGGATTCTTTTTGCACAATAACAATAAGACAAACCATGCCCGTACTCTTTCATTTGAAGTCTTTGAGGCAGAATTGACTGCCGATTCTTGTGGTCAATGGAGACAGGTCAGTACTTTGGGAGGCCAAGCGCTCTTTATTGGCAAACACTCCAAGTCTCTCCCTGCTTCTGAATGTGGTGCTCAGGAGGATTGCATCTACTTCATGCATGACTACGCTAAGAGAAATTCTTATGCAGATCTTTTCTACGACTGCGGTGTGTTCAATATGAGAAATGGGATGATCACGCCTTTGTTGCCAAAGACTGCGGTGGTGCGGCCACAAGGCGACAAAGGGCGTCCGGCATGGTTTTTTCCTGCTGAAGCTATGTAA
- the LOC133926304 gene encoding protein ALP1-like: MTPPPLLTTHSAAAAALLVLVLNPASAAARARKRRRRDDSDAGPDADTDDPNPPAPPLEQPPPLPLPPTSPDHFPLAFRVSAPTFHFLSGLLDPLLSHPSLPSAVILALALARLASGLPYPALAALFRVPPSAPRAASCRLRRVLLANFRFWLAFPSEPSCTSSSSSSAASLPSCRGALGCVRFSGPTGPLAAQLVVGTSSRVLSLAAGFRGNRTDLEVLRLSSFYQEVEQGRVLDSTQYLVGDGGGYSLLPWLMVPFPGPVVPGSPEAEFNAAHKAMCRPVRRAVRSLMGWGAIARLREEESPRAAVACIGTCAMLHNVLLTREDYSALAPEEEEAESDLGGMQSQGDDSGAGAEGFEVDGRALALRRALAATMRDLRVPD; the protein is encoded by the coding sequence ATGACGCCCCCGCCCCTCCTCACCACccactccgccgccgccgccgcgctcctcgtcctcgtcctcaaccccgcctcggccgccgcccgCGCGCGCAAGCGCAGGCGGCGTGACGACTCCGACGCTGGCCCCGACGCCGACACGGACGACCCCAACCCGCCGGCCCCGCCCCTGGAGcagccaccgccgctgccgctgccgccgacgAGCCCGGACCACTTCCCGCTTGCGTTCCGCGTCTCGGCGCCCACCTTCCACTTTCTCTCGGGCCTCCTCGACCCGCTCCTCTCCCACCCCTCCCTCCCGTCCGCGGTGATCCTTGCGCTCGCGCTCGCGCGCCTCGCGTCGGGCCTGCCCTACCCGGCGCTCGCGGCGCTCTTCCGCGTCCCTCCCTCGGCCCCGCGCGCCGCCTcctgccgcctccgccgcgtgCTCCTCGCCAACTTCCGCTTCTGGCTCGCCTTCCCCTCCGAGCCGAGCTGtacctcgtcctcctcctcgtccgccGCCTCGCTCCCCTCCTGCCGCGGCGCTCTCGGCTGCGTGCGCTTCTCCGGCCCGACTGGCCCGCTCGCCGCGCAGCTCGTGGTGGGCACCTCCTCCCGTGTCCTCTCCCTCGCCGCCGGCTTCCGCGGCAACCGCACCGACCTCGAGGTGCTCAGGCTGTCGTCTTTCTACCAGGAGGTCGAGCAGGGGAGGGTGCTTGACTCCACGCAGTACTTGGTTGGGGATGGGGGCGGGTACTCGCTGCTGCCCTGGCTCATGGTGCCGTTCCCGGGGCCCGTGGTGCCTGGTTCCCCGGAGGCGGAGTTCAACGCTGCGCACAAGGCAATGTGCCGCCCGGTGAGACGCGCTGTCCGGAGCCTTATGGGGTGGGGGGCCATCGCGCGGCTCCGCGAGGAGGAGAGCCCTCGTGCAGCTGTGGCGTGCATTGGGACGTGCGCCATGCTTCACAACGTGTTGCTGACAAGGGAGGATTACTCTGCATTGGCaccggaagaggaggaggcagagagTGATTTGGGGGGAATGCAGAGCCAGGGAGATGACTCTGGTGCTGGAGCAGAAGGATTCGAGGTTGATGGGCGTGCATTGGCGTTGCGGAGAGCATTGGCAGCAACAATGAGGGACCTGCGAGTGCCTGATTAG
- the LOC133926303 gene encoding putative receptor protein kinase ZmPK1 gives MAMREIYISTGLISFLLMSSAALASDQSYLARGSTISTQDDTTTILVSPNGAFSCGFYKVATNAFTFSIWFSRSSGKTVAWTANRDAPVNGKGSKLTFRKDGNGSLALLDYDGTTVWSTNTTASRANRAMLLDTGDLVVMDPDGHHLWRSFDSPTDTLLPLQPMTRNTKLVSASAMGLLYSGSYTFYFNRAHVLSLIYNGPQVSSVYWPNTYDESWGGNMTTYNSSQYGILDQKGQFVASDNLHFEASDLDQEVMRRLTLDYDGNLRLYSLDATSGNWSVSWMAFSRLCQIHGVCGINSLCTYRPEPCSCLEGYEIVEPSDWSKGCRPNIKSTANQDFAFRKLPGPDLWGYDVDYAEQVPLWKCREMCLGNDNCHAFGYLNGSGQCHLKALLISGKNIRGPYIDIYLKIPTVVLTSQESPSRIKHACKVTEIEAPSPTTFKFGYFLSSALTLLVIEVTLILVGCWIVHKWERRPEITDEGYTIISSQFRRFSYKELQKATKCFQEELGSGGSGAVYKGVLDDERKVAVKKLKDVIQGEQEFRSELSVIGRIYHMNLVRIWGFCAEKAHRLVVSEFVENGSLDRVLFENQNLSPVLQWSQRYNIALGVAKGLAYLHHECLEWIVHCDIKPENILLDENFEPKIADFGLVKLLGRGAGAQMLSRVHGTRGYIAPEWALNLPITGKADVYSYGVVLLELVTGMRVSTQVVVGDGEVEMAVRCSAEILKEQMASKDRSWLLEFVDCRLGGDFDYSQAAMMVKIAVSCVEEERRRRPSMSHVVEALLSLVE, from the coding sequence ATGGCCATGAGAGAAATCTACATCTCCACAGGACTGATCTCCTTCCTTCTCATGTCCTCCGCTGCTCTTGCAAGCGACCAAAGCTACCTTGCTAGAGGCTCTACCATCTCCACCCAGGATGACACCACCACTATCCTAGTGTCGCCCAATGGCGCCTTCTCCTGCGGCTTCTACAAGGTGGCGACTAACGCCTTCACCTTCTCCATCTGGTTCTCCAGGTCGTCCGGCAAGACCGTTGCCTGGACGGCCAACCGCGACGCCCCGGTGAACGGCAAGGGCTCCAAGCTCACCTTCCGGAAGGACGGGAACGGGAGCTTGGCCCTTCTTGACTACGATGGCACAACAGTATGGAGCACCAACACAACTGCGAGTCGCGCCAACCGTGCAATGCTCCTCGACACTGGCGACCTTGTCGTCATGGATCCAGATGGTCATCACCTCTGGAGGAGCTTCGACTCACCAACCGACACGCTTCTGCCATTGCAACCGATGACTCGGAACACTAAGCTGGTATCTGCGTCTGCTATGGGTTTGCTCTATTCAGGTTCCTACACCTTTTACTTTAACAGGGCCCATGTTTTGAGTCTTATCTACAATGGCCCTCAGGTTAGTAGCGTATATTGGCCTAATACTTACGACGAATCATGGGGGGGAAATATGACTACTTATAACAGCAGCCAATATGGGATTCTTGACCAGAAGGGACAATTTGTGGCTAGTGACAATCTTCATTTTGAAGCGTCTGATCTTGATCAGGAGGTCATGAGGAGGCTGACTCTGGACTATGACGGCAACCTTAGGCTGTATAGCCTAGACGCTACCAGTGGCAACTGGTCCGTCTCTTGGATGGCGTTCTCTCGACTCTGTCAAATACATGGAGTGTGCGGCATTAATAGCCTCTGCACATACAGACCGGAGCCATGTTCTTGCCTTGAAGGCTATGAGATAGTTGAACCAAGCGACTGGAGCAAAGGGTGCAGGCCCAACATAAAAAGCACAGCCAACCAAGATTTTGCATTTAGGAAGCTGCCAGGACCAGATTTATGGGGTTACGACGTCGACTATGCCGAACAGGTGCCATTGTGGAAGTGCAGAGAAATGTGCCTGGGCAATGACAACTGCCATGCTTTTGGTTACTTGAATGGATCAGGCCAATGTCATCTGAAGGCCTTGCTCATCAGTGGCAAGAATATCAGAGGACCATATATTGATATCTATCTGAAAATACCCACGGTGGTGTTAACTTCACAGGAATCACCTTCTAGAATAAAACATGCTTGCAAAGTCACTGAAATAGAGGCGCCTTCACCGACAACGTTCAAGTTTGGCTACTTCCTATCTTCTGCATTGACCCTGCTTGTCATTGAAGTCACGTTAATCCTAGTAGGGTGTTGGATTGTACACAAATGGGAGAGAAGACCAGAGATTACAGACGAAGGCTACACGATAATTTCCAGCCAGTTCCGAAGGTTCAGCTACAAAGAGTTACAGAAGGCGACCAAGTGTTTCCAGGAAGAGCTAGGAAGTGGCGGATCAGGAGCGGTTTACAAGGGAGTCCTTGATGATGAAAGGAAGGTCGCAGTGAAGAAGCTAAAAGATGTGATTCAGGGAGAGCAAGAGTTCAGGTCTGAACTTAGTGTCATCGGAAGAATTTATCATATGAATTTGGTGAGAATTTGGGGGTTTTGTGCTGAGAAGGCCCACCGTCTCGTGGTTTCTGAGTTTGTTGAGAATGGTTCTCTAGACAGAGTTCTGTTTGAGAATCAGAACTTATCTCCTGTGCTGCAATGGAGCCAAAGGTACAATATTGCACTTGGGGTAGCAAAAGGACTGGCCTATCTCCACCATGAATGTCTTGAATGGATCGTGCACTGCGATATCAAACCAGAGAACATATTGTTAGATGAAAACTTCGAGCCCAAGATTGCGGATTTTGGATTGGTGAAACTATTAGGTCGAGGAGCAGGAGCACAAATGTTGTCAAGAGTGCATGGGACTAGAGGGTACATTGCACCAGAATGGGCTCTAAACCTTCCAATCACTGGCAAGGCTGATGTTTACAGCTATGGAGTAGTGCTTCTTGAGTTAGTAACGGGGATGCGGGTTTCCACCCAGGTGGTTGTGGGTGACGGGGAGGTGGAAATGGCTGTTAGATGCTCTGCTGAGATTCTTAAAgagcaaatggcaagcaaagaTCGGTCATGGCTCCTGGAGTTTGTCGATTGCAGATTGGGTGGAGATTTTGACTATTCACAAGCAGCTATGATGGTGAAGATAGCAGTGTCATGTgtagaagaggagaggagaagacgACCAAGCATGAGCCATGTCGTTGAAGCTCTACTTTCACTGGTAGAATAA